The nucleotide sequence CGCCGACTTGATAGAGGTCGAGAGCGCGATTGTTGCCGAAGAGGTCGTTGCCGGAACCGGAAACAGGGCCGTCGCTGGCCACGAGGCTGGTGGAGTGCAGCACGGTGCCGCTCTGGGCATCGACGAAAACGTCCTCGACGACATCGAGACCTGCTTGGACGCGCACCTTCCAGGCCAGCACCGGCTGTCCGTCCTGCAGGAAGACGACGAGGTCGGTGGCGGAGGCAGAGGCGGCGATTTGCGGCTGGGTCGCGGTGCCTCGAGCCGTTGCCTCGACCGCGGCGCAAGCGGTGGGGCGGGCGGCGGCAGCGGCAAACCGCGGCGCGACGTCGAGGCCACGGGGAGTCGGCGCCAGCCGGCCGTTGAAGGCGATGACGTTCCCGTCCTGCACATGCACCCAGGCGTCGCAGGCCCACACTTCGAGACCCCGGTACACCTGCTGGTAACGTAGATGGGTCTGACCGAGCGCGTCGGTCTGCGTGGCCAGGAGCTGGAGCTCGTCGGCGGGGGCAGCGAGGGCCAGCGTCGAGGCCCAGCGTTGCCAGAATCCCTCGGCAGCTGCCACGGCGACATCCAGGGCGGCCGCCTGTCGAGAGGCGGAGGCAGCCCCTCCGAGGTCGTCGCCGGTCATGAAGAGGGCTCGACCCTCATGGCGCACGATGCGCACATCGGTCTGCCTGAACAGCGACGTTGGGCTCGAGGAAAGGGTGCTCTTCGACGACGAAGCGGAGGTGCTGTGAGCCGCGCTTCGGAGCTGGGAGAGTCGGGCGCGGAGCGCATCCCCTTCGGCGAGAACCGCAGCAGGATCCACGGGATGGCGCGCCGCTTCGATGCGGGCCAGGCGCGTTGCGAAGGGTGTTTTCGCGGCGGAGTTCAGCACGGCGTTCGCTGGGGGCTTCGAAGCGACTGCACTTGCAGCGAGCGGTACGGTTTCCCAGGTTGCCGGTCGCGACCACAACGCTTCGAGACTCGTCGCTCCGGTCGTGCCGGGCCACACCCGTAACGATGAGGCGCTCGCCGGCGTGGTCGGTGCAGCGCCATGCAGCAAAGTGGCCAGCAGGAGGACTCTGCCCGGGTGGAAACAGTGCAGCATGAGAATCTCCCTCATTCGTTTTTCGGCAATGAACGCACGATCTGCATGGCGGCTTCGAACGCCGTGGCCACTGGCGCCGCCGGGGCGTCGCCATCGATCCAGGTGTAACGCTTGCTGAGCTGCCCTTCACGCCAATCGAGGAACGCCGTCATATTGCCACGATTGCCCGTGGCCGCCTCCAAGGACGTGGTCATGCTGAGGGCCGTGTGGAGGTTCTCCACCTCCTTGCGTGGAGCTCTGCCGAGAAGCGTGGACTCAGGCTCCGCTTGCGCAGTGAGGCGTTTCCAACTTTCGACGCGCCCATCCGCGTGGATGCGGTACCCCGACCCACCTCCCGTGATGCCGCCTTCCGAGCCGATGGTCACGACCCAGCTGGACTCGGGGGAACTCCCCGTGCCGCCCTCGCGCTGCGAGCCGCAGGCAGGAATGCAGACCGACACAGCGAAGAGCGCAGCGACGGGCAGCAAAGCAATGCGCCCGATGGGGCGCCGCCGCAATGACACGCGCAGCCTCAGCATGCCGGTATGTCCCCGGGCCTCACGGACATCAGTGTGAAGCGATCATGATACCCAATGGGAACTGCCGCGGCAATGCGGTGCGCGGGATGCAGGAGGAATACGGAAGCCCAGCCGCCGGCCGCGAGGACCACACGGCCATGGCGCCCGTGGGCCGCCGCGGCCCGCGGGCGACGGGGGAACCCGGAGACCTCACAGGACCTCGACGTAGTCCAGGAGATCGAGAGACTCGAAGACCTCGAGGATCCCCGCCGAGAGACGGCTGACCACGATCCTGCCACCCGCGTCGCGGTACTCGCCGACGGTGGCCACGATCGTTCCGATCCCGGTGCTGCTGATGAACTGCAGTTCGGTGCAGTCGAGCTCGAGGTGGAGCACGCCGCGCTCGAGAAGCAGGCGCAGCTTCTTCGCCAGCAGCGGCGCCGCCTCGGCATCGAGGTGGCCTTGCAGCAGCAGGCGCGTGCGGCCGGGGGCGAGCATGCTGCCCTCGCTGATAGCGAAGCTCTTGGTGGCTTGTTCGGTTTCTTCGTCGCGGTTGCTCATTGGAAGATCCTCTTGCTGAAGGTGATCCGGTTGCCCGTGGGATTGAACTCGTGCTGCATCGTGTCCAACAGCAGCCGCATGATGGTGATGCCATAGCCGCGGGTGCTGCGCTTCTCCAAACGCTCCGCGATCCCCGTCGCCGGCAGACGCGACGGATCGAAAGGCCGGCAGGTGTCCTGCACCCAGCCGCGGATCTCGTCGGGGAAGAAGTGGAGGTGTACGTCGATGTGAGCCGGGCCGCGGGAGCGCAGGCCATGCTCGACGATGTTGGCGCAGATCTCGTAGATGGCGATCCGGAGCTGCACCAGATGCTTGCGCTGCTCCCCATAGGTAGCGAGCAACAAGCCAGCGTAGCGCGATAGCAGGGGCAAGCAATCCGGGGAGTTCCGGAACCTGCCATCGTAGACGGGCATGCCGTCCTGGAGGGCCCAGGCATGCTGCACCAGGTTCCCCGGAGAGGCGACGGTCGTCAGCCTCGCCTGGGTGGCCGCTGGCAGCACGGTCTCCCGCAGGGTGAAGCGCTTGTGGACGCCATTTTCCTCCACCCGGAGCGAGACCTGTCGCAGCTGCAACATCCGCGACGCCTCGACGATGCGCCAGAAATCCGACTCCCAGCTCGACGACAGGGCACCAGCGTGGAGCAGTTCCGCTCCGCCCGCGGCCAGATCGATGCGATCGAGCACGATCATGCCGGCGCCTCCCTGGGAGCGGACACCACGCCGGCGGCGTGCGCCGCGGCGGCCGGCGCCGTCGCCAGTCGTTGCAGGGCGAGGAGGGTGAGATCGTCGCTCGGTGGTTCCGCGCCCCGGTGCGCCTCGACGCGCCGGCGGAGCCTTTCTACCGCGGCGTGCGCGCTGCTGCATCCCTCCAAGAGTTGCAAAACGGCAGGCGAACCCAGCTGCTCCCCGCGGGCGTTCATCGTTTCCAGGAGGCCATCGGTGTAAAGGAGCAGACCGTCTCCCGGGGCGAAGGACAGCTCGTGACGCTGTAGGCTTTCCTGGAAGCGCGCTTCGTCGAAGATCCCCATGGGTTTGCCCCGGGCCGGCAAATAACGGGCGCCGCCGGAACCGAAGACCGCCGGCGGGCACTGCCCGGCGCTGGCGTAGGTGAAGGAGTGCAGCCGCGTATCGAGCACGCCATAGAGACAGGTGACGAACATGCCACGTCCCATGCTGTGACGCAGCATCCGGCTCGCGGCGAGCAGGACGTCCACCGGGTCGCGACCCGCGGTGGCGAGACCGCGGAGCGTCGTCCGCAGCATGGCCATGACCACGAGCCCCGGAATGCCCTTGCCGCTCACGTCGGCGGTGGCGAGAGCGAGGCGCTGCTCGTCGAGGGCGAAAACGTCGTAGTAGTCGCCGCTCACCTCGAGGGCAGGGGTGTAATGCGCCTCTAGTTCGTAACCAGGGGCCGCCTGCACCACCCTCGGGAGCAACATCGATTGCAGCTGCCCGGCGATTTCGAGCTCGCGATCGAGCCTCTCCTTCTGCACCAGGTCGGTCTGGGCCTTCTCCAGGTTCTCGGCCATGGAGTTGATCAGGTTCGCGAACAGGCCGAGCTCGTTGCGCGAGCGCACCCGGACCCGGGTACCGAGATCGCCGGCGCCGAGGCGTTGCACGCCGCGGCGCAACGGCCCGAGGGGGCGCAGGTTGAGGTGCACGACACCGGTCACCGCCAGGAGGGTGAGCAGCGTTGCCAATCCACCCACGGAGACGAGGTAAGCCTGAGCCTGCCACACCGTGCTCTCGATCTCGTCGCGGCTGGCACGCAAGACGAGCCTGCCCACGTTCCTGTCCACGTGCCGGATGGGGCTCTCGACGACCAGGTGCGGCCCTTCGAGCCACACCGATTCGCCGGCGAGACCGGGGATGACGAGGGCGCGGCGCTCCGGCGGTGGCGGTAGGCGCGTGCCGACACGCAAGAGGTCGCGATGTCCCTGCACCCGCCCGTTCGCATCGAGGATGACGAGGTCGATGAGATCGGGAGTCTCGGCAAGAGCGCTGCGGATGAGCGCGTGCAGGCCGAGCTCCGGATCGTGGCGGAGCAAGGGGGCCGCCGCTCCGAGCGACAGGCTGCGGCTCTTGGCGAGGAGACGCAGGGTGAGCTCCCGGGTCAGGGTTTCCCGCGCCCGGCGCACCACGGTGGTCACGGTGAACGCGAAGGCCAGACCGGTGACGAGGGCCACGGTGACGCCGAGCTGCACGCCGAGACGCTGGTGGAAGCGCGTCCTAGGGCTCACGGCGGCCCTCCCCGATTTGTTCGACTTCGAGCTTCTCCTCCAGGATGCGGGCGCGGTAGCGCAACGCCTTCTCGTTGGCGGGATCGATCTCCAGGACCTGGCGGCAGCGCTCGAGCGCCGCGTCGTACTGCCCGCGGCCGTAGAGTTCGACGCCTTCGAAGAGATAGGCCTTGATCAGATTCTCGCCCACACCTTCGAAATGCGGCGACTCGAGCCAGACAGCGCGCCAATTGCGGATGGCGCGCTCGAAATCGCGCTTCCCGAATGCGGCCAATCCTTCTTGGTACAAGCGCTCGAGGTCGCGCTGCTCCGCCGCCGAGAGCCGCCGCGGTGGTGCCGGGGAGCGGTCCTCGGGAGCGTGCTCCTTCGGCGTGAGGGTGGCCACCGCGGTGGGTTGCTTGGCGGCTGCGGCACGCGCCTTCGCGGCGCGGACGCTGTTGCGGAGCTCGAGGCCGAGCTCGTGGCGCGGCTCGAGACGCAGCAGCTCGGAGAGCGTTGCCTCGGCCTTGGACCAATCGCCGGCGCTGAAGCGGGCGAGAGCTTCGGCGAAGAGCTGGCGCAGGTTGCGGTCGCGGTCGGCGGCGCGCTGCAGGCGCTCGCGCGCCTGCTGCAAGCCGGCGCGAGCCAGCGTGTCGTCCGGCCAGCGCTCCACGATGGCCTGGAAATCGGCCGCCGCTTGCCCCAGGTTGCCCGCCTGCAAAGCGGCGACGGCGCTCGCGTGCAGCAGCTGCCGTTGCGTCGCGTCCTCGCGGGCACGCGCCCGGGGTTCTTCCGGGTCGACGGCGAGGACGCGCCGGTAAAGAAGGAGTGCCGCCTCGAAACGCTCGGCGGCGAAGGCGCTGTCCGCTGCAGCCAGGGCTTTCTCTTCCGTGTCGCGTTCGCGCGCCGCGAGGAGTTGTTCGAGTTCCGCCGTCACACGGCGTTGCTCCTCCTGCCGCCGCGCTTGGCGGCGGTCGGTGAGACTGGCGCCGAACTGCACGCCCAGGCTGAGGAGGTCGTTGCGGGGCAACGCATCGGCTGGACGCAGCGCGTAGTCGAAGCGGATGTTCCGATACGCCAGACCGAGACCCACGGTGGGGTGACCGTCGTCGTAACCGCCCCGCAACATCAGCATCCCTTGATAGGAAAGCTCCAGCCCGGCGCCGGGCCGCGGCTGCGCCGCGCTCGGCAAGTCGACATCCACGGCCGCCACCCAGGCCAGGCGCGCTGGCGCCCAGGTGCCGCCGTAGCCGAGGCCGAGCTTGAGACTGCGCGGATCGCGAACCTCATCCTCGGCGAGGGCCAGCCGCGGCTCGACCGCGTTCTGCAAGTTGGCACCCAGGCTCAACCAATGTTGGCCCGGACCGGTGCTCTCGTACTGCAGCGCGATTCCCAAATCCAGGCCGACGCTGGCGTCGCTCGTCGCGTCGACCGCTTGCTGCGCGACGCGGAGCGAACCGCCGAGGGCCACGAGGCCACCGACGTTGCGACCGAAGCCGACCATGAGGCTCGACTCGGAGTTCTCGAAGGTCCCGAGCGAACGGTTGCGCTCGTCCACCCGTTCGATTCCGGAGACATCGAGACGTTGGTAGCCGAACGCGAGCGTGCCGAAGTCGAGCATCGGGTAGCTGCCGAAGGCAGCGTGGTAGAGGCTCCCATCCAGAAAGAGCTGGGTGCGGAAGAGACTGAGATCGGCGCGCGCAGTCGAGGCGAGGCGCGCCGGATTCCAGAAGAGCGCTTCGGCACTCCGCGACGTCGCCGCTCCCGTGCGTCCCATGGCCTGTTCCCGCGCGCCTGAGCCGAGCTGGAACGGGCTCTGGGTGCCGCCATCGTCTTGCGCGATGGCGGCGCCGTGCAAAGCGAACCAGACGCAGGCACCGAGAAGGAACGTTCGGGCCGCTGCCGCGAGACGAGAGTCGTGGCAGCGGTCCGTCGTACCGGTCATTCTCCACGGCAGCTTCATCGCTTCACCGCCAGCTTGCGGAGGAAGGTGCCGCCGCCGGTGCCGTTCACCACGAGCCGCAGCAAATACGTGCCGTTCCGCACCATGTCGCCGGCGCCATTGCGGCCGTCCCAGCGCAGGTCGTCGTGCAGGCCCGCACCGAGTGGCGTGGCTTGGAGCAAGCTCACGACGCGTTCGCCGGTGAGTGTGTAGATCTCGGCGCTCACCTGTGCGTCCGCTTCGAGGACGAAAGTGATGTGACAATCGCCGTGCAGTGCCGGGGTGAACGGATTCGGGTAGCTGCTCAAGCTTTCGCGCAGGTTCGTCGCCGCCAGATGCACCGAGGGGGAGAGCCACGGCAAAGTGGCGCCGTCGAGGGGTCGGGTTGGGACCAAGACGCCGCCGGAGCTCGCTTCCACGCCGTCCGCTTGCAGCGCCAGGCGGAAGTCGGCGACCCGTGGGCTCCCGAGGACATCGAGTTCGAGGTCGAGATCCTGTGCCTCGCCGGGAGCCAGCGGCGGCAGGCTCGACAGATCGACCGCGAGGCTGTCCGCCACGAACACCGCCGTGAGGCTCTGCGCACCGAAGCGCAGGCGCGCCGCAGCGGCGAGAGAGCTCACGGCCAGCGGTGCTCCTTGCGCATCCCGCACGAGCAGCGCCAGCGCCAGCGGCTGGATCGCCGCCTCGTTGGCGCCGCCGGGGTGCTGCAGTCGGAGCGCGATGACGTGCTCCGTGGCGCCGCGGCGGATGTTGGCCGGCGGCTCCGCCTTCGGACCGGCGGCGACGCCGAGAGGTGGCGCCACGATGCGCACGAGCTCGGTGGCGAAGGGCAGCGCCCCCGTCGTCGCGAGCAGGCGCGAGGGATCGTTGGCATCGCGCAGCTGCAGGGCCTGCGACTCGAAGGAGAACCGCAGCCACGTTGTCGCCACGGTCGCCGCGAGGTCCGCCTCGATGTCGAGATCGAGCTCGGCGCCGGGCGCCACGCGGAGCGGCGTCGCCAGCGTCAAGGTCAGCCACGGGCTGCCCGACGGTGCTCCGGTCGCCGCGACCGGGTAACCGCCGGCGAGCAGTCGGGCGCTCGAGAGGACGTCGGTCACGTCGGTGCCGCGATCGTCGAGGGTGCGGAAGGTGAGGCTGCCGATCTCCACCTCCGCCGTCCCAGACGGAACCTGCAGCCGCGAAAGCGACAGCCGTGCCACCGGGAGGTTGCGCGCGCCAGGGAAAGAGGAGGGCGGCGTGCGCGAAGTGGCCTGCAGGGCGACATCGCCCGCCGGTGCCTGCACCTGCACCGGGCCCAGGATCCAGGGAAGCGCGGTCGGTGCCGGAGCGATGGCGACGGGATCGCCGCTCGTGGCGTCGCGCACGGTGAACGCACTCGAATCGAGAACGGCGATGGCGAAGGCGGGCACGCTCGCCTCGTCGCGCACATCCAGGAAGAGATCGAGCGCCTGCGGCGCGCCCGAGGCAACGAGCTGGGGGATGGCGAGGGGCAGCTGCAGGGTGGGATCCGTCCCCGGGTCGGTGGTCTCGAGGAGCGTCGTCGTGCCGTTGCGCACCGCGAGACGCCGGACGAGGCCGGCGGGCGCGAGAGGGTTGCCGCTCGAATCGCGCCAGGCGATGGACAAAGCGGTGATGCGCGCTTCGCTCTCGTCGAGAGCACCCTCGAGGGCGAAGCGGAAACGCCCGGCGTGAACGTCCCGCTGCCCGCGATCGAGCGCCAGCGGCAGGGTGCGCTCGAGCTCGACAGCGATGCGCGCCGCCTGCGTGTGAATGGTGGCCGACTGGCTCGTCCACGGCAGCGTTGCCTGCACCGTGACCGGCTGGCCGCTGTTGGCGTCCTCGGCGGCGATGGCCGTGGCACCGGCGACGCGGAGGCGCACGTTGCTCGCCGTTGCCTGCGTCGCCATGCGGGCCGAGAGCACGAGTTCCACGGCTTCGCTCCCGTGCAGGAGGGCAGGGGGCGAGAGCGGTAGCTGCACCGAGCTCGTGGCGGGCAGCGAGTCGATCTGCGCGTGCACCAGCCCGCCCGCGCGCACCTCGAGATGGTCGAACACGGCGGCAGCGGGTTGGGCGTTGCCGCTCCCGTCCTCCACCAGGATTTGCAACGCCCCGATGCGGATGTCCGCGGTGCCCGACGCCGGATCCGGATGCGACAGCTCCCACTCCATGACGGTCACGGCCTGGCCGCGATTCACCGTCGGAGGCAGGCGCGAGACCAGGTTCGCCTCGAGGCCGCTCGGCGGCTCGACGACGACGACCGGCGTGCTCGTCGCGGGATCGCTCTGCACCGTCGAATCCGCCACCTGGACGGTGAAGCGCAACGCTCCGGTCGCCGTGGC is from Candidatus Krumholzibacteriia bacterium and encodes:
- a CDS encoding PorV/PorQ family protein, coding for MTGTTDRCHDSRLAAAARTFLLGACVWFALHGAAIAQDDGGTQSPFQLGSGAREQAMGRTGAATSRSAEALFWNPARLASTARADLSLFRTQLFLDGSLYHAAFGSYPMLDFGTLAFGYQRLDVSGIERVDERNRSLGTFENSESSLMVGFGRNVGGLVALGGSLRVAQQAVDATSDASVGLDLGIALQYESTGPGQHWLSLGANLQNAVEPRLALAEDEVRDPRSLKLGLGYGGTWAPARLAWVAAVDVDLPSAAQPRPGAGLELSYQGMLMLRGGYDDGHPTVGLGLAYRNIRFDYALRPADALPRNDLLSLGVQFGASLTDRRQARRQEEQRRVTAELEQLLAARERDTEEKALAAADSAFAAERFEAALLLYRRVLAVDPEEPRARAREDATQRQLLHASAVAALQAGNLGQAAADFQAIVERWPDDTLARAGLQQARERLQRAADRDRNLRQLFAEALARFSAGDWSKAEATLSELLRLEPRHELGLELRNSVRAAKARAAAAKQPTAVATLTPKEHAPEDRSPAPPRRLSAAEQRDLERLYQEGLAAFGKRDFERAIRNWRAVWLESPHFEGVGENLIKAYLFEGVELYGRGQYDAALERCRQVLEIDPANEKALRYRARILEEKLEVEQIGEGRREP
- a CDS encoding SpoIIE family protein phosphatase, with product MSPRTRFHQRLGVQLGVTVALVTGLAFAFTVTTVVRRARETLTRELTLRLLAKSRSLSLGAAAPLLRHDPELGLHALIRSALAETPDLIDLVILDANGRVQGHRDLLRVGTRLPPPPERRALVIPGLAGESVWLEGPHLVVESPIRHVDRNVGRLVLRASRDEIESTVWQAQAYLVSVGGLATLLTLLAVTGVVHLNLRPLGPLRRGVQRLGAGDLGTRVRVRSRNELGLFANLINSMAENLEKAQTDLVQKERLDRELEIAGQLQSMLLPRVVQAAPGYELEAHYTPALEVSGDYYDVFALDEQRLALATADVSGKGIPGLVVMAMLRTTLRGLATAGRDPVDVLLAASRMLRHSMGRGMFVTCLYGVLDTRLHSFTYASAGQCPPAVFGSGGARYLPARGKPMGIFDEARFQESLQRHELSFAPGDGLLLYTDGLLETMNARGEQLGSPAVLQLLEGCSSAHAAVERLRRRVEAHRGAEPPSDDLTLLALQRLATAPAAAAHAAGVVSAPREAPA
- a CDS encoding STAS domain-containing protein; this translates as MSNRDEETEQATKSFAISEGSMLAPGRTRLLLQGHLDAEAAPLLAKKLRLLLERGVLHLELDCTELQFISSTGIGTIVATVGEYRDAGGRIVVSRLSAGILEVFESLDLLDYVEVL
- a CDS encoding ATP-binding protein, producing the protein MIVLDRIDLAAGGAELLHAGALSSSWESDFWRIVEASRMLQLRQVSLRVEENGVHKRFTLRETVLPAATQARLTTVASPGNLVQHAWALQDGMPVYDGRFRNSPDCLPLLSRYAGLLLATYGEQRKHLVQLRIAIYEICANIVEHGLRSRGPAHIDVHLHFFPDEIRGWVQDTCRPFDPSRLPATGIAERLEKRSTRGYGITIMRLLLDTMQHEFNPTGNRITFSKRIFQ